tatttaatctacttctttgattggtgtacaTTTTACCCTAAACAGTTTAAAccaatcggagaagcagatttagttctGGTTAACGTTAGATAGCTTAAAccaatcggagaagcagatttagttctggttaacattaaatagtttaaatcaatcggagattataaaaataaataagttaatacgtaaaaaacaaaaaaataaaaatattagaaaataaaaatatttaattaagaaatgaaaaaaatatattaaaaaaattaaaataaaaagatttttttcaaaatgcaaaaaaaacttggcgctgctacattGAACTAGATTGTTaacttacatgatgtcaaCTTATTATTACATGATGTCAGTACACTGAATTACGTTGCTAACTTACATGATTAACTTATTTGTCAATTACATGTGTcaattacatgatgtcaatttattacattattattcctttttattcctttataatattttgaggttgtagcagcgccaagtttttttttgcattttgaaaaaaatctttttattttaatttttttaatatatttttttcattttttaattaaatatttttattttctaatatttttatttttttgttttttacgtattaacttatttatttttataatctccgattgatttaaactatttaatgttaaccagaactaaatctgcttctccgattggTTTAAGCTATCTAACGTTAACCagaactaaatctgcttctccgattggTTTAAACTGTTTAGGGTAAAAtgtacaccaatcaaagaagtagattaaatatttggtacgcgtactaaacaaaagttatctaatattaatcagaaaactaaatctgcttctccgattggTTTAAACTATTTAGGATAAAATCTACACTCCAATCaaagaagtaaattaaatatttagttatttaacattaatatatatgacagctTTATATACAAgagtctttataaaaatagtttacaactttttccatagttctttagtcctacttggcgtcattttctgatatcacatttttttgtaaaaagtttcatattttgtatttttcatatttgttgttagctttttttgaaaagtttaaatatttataacatcttttttttgaaagatttttttaatgtaggataggtttttttgaaagggttaatatataagacagtttttttgaaaggtttttactaatatatacgacatttttttggaaaggtttttaacatattcgacattttttttataggttttttaatataggacaggtttttttgaaaggacgtgtacttggcgccatttttttacctttttttaaaaaggtaatttttccTAGATatcacttgtttttttttaaataatcagctttttttgaaaagtttattttaatataggacaggtttttttttaaaaggacgtgtacttggtgccatttttttacctttttttaaaaaggtaatttttccTAGATAtcacttgtttttttaaaaataatcagctttctttgaaaagtttatctaatacaatattaattagattttgctGCAAAGAGCCCACCACCACCCCCGTCGTATTTTCAGTATGCAAGATACGACGGTCCTCTTTGAttgattatgttataaaaataaatacaaaattatataaaagttatatcgTTTTTTAAGGCCATTgcgtttttctaatttaatcatcaatttcaattcaacaagaaatatcaacaattacTTATCAATCttctgtaagaaaataatacagatatctttagcgcctctaggccattgtctatttctaatttgcgcatcgtcagcttcaatccaagtgttaGATATTGCTTCTCTACATATACTTGTGTAGTGACCTTTTTCGATACATGATCCATGATGGAATATAGCACTCATTACTTTGTAGAATTGTCCaacaatgtttattttagtTGTTGGGACAGCACGCAAAGtaaatttatctgtttttgaTTGTATACCGTCTTGAACTGATATTAAATGAATGACCATTATATCTCCGATTAATGTAAattcacttttacataatatgtcaTTTCCTGTGCAATTTTTGCATGATTCGTTCTGTAATTGATAATGAGAAAAcgttgcattaaataattcattaagatctaaactttttttcttccatttatttacaggaattgaaagaaggatattatttttaacaatagtcGTTGTATTATTACAACTTTTGCATCGTTTAACAGAAGTGACTTGATGCtcgattaaactttttatataatcatattttgtacaaagagCTGTAAGAAATTCACATGCATCCCGTTTAAcgctttttgaaaaaaaatctccTAAACATTGCCGTATTacgtatgtatttaaattaggCAATTTGTTTTCATATTGATGCATTAATGTACCTAAGACATTTGATTTatcataatcaaatatttgttttctaataGCATTTAAATTGAATAGACATTGCAATACTGCATTTGCATAACATGAAACTTCATCTGTATTTTGGAAACCATGCATGATCTGAGCAGTATTTTTTCGAACTATTTTATGTGACTCTTGAACAGAACTAATTACTTTTGGCTGTACCCACGGAACATCTTTTATCCTATGATACTTTTCATTcaaaacagaaattatttctgtttctggtttatgtatttgttttaatcgattatattcaataatagcTTCTTCACTAGCTGCTATAGATGAAGggtcgaaattaattaaatgcaatcCATCTAAAGATGTTAATCGTGACAATGCAACATAAATTTGGCCGTGactaaatacagaattacCTATATCCATAATAGCATTCTGCAAACTCAGTCCTTGGCTTTTATGAACAGTAATTCCATAACTCAAACACAATGGAAATTGTCTTCTAATAACATATGCTTTTTCCATTACCGCAAACTTAACACTTACTCTCTCAATAGAATATTCTTTACCTGATAGTAAAAGAATCTTGATTTTTTCCACACAACCGGTAGACGTATCTTGTACAACTGAAATGACTTTAGCAATTGTACCGTTTACAAGACCCAAACTAGCATCAATATTACGCCTTATCATTACTTTTGctccaatttttataacaatttgttttgAAAGCCCAGCTGTTTTagaattatcatcatcattatgtGCTAACACTttcaatactttattttttagatatggaacacaatcaattatatcatcagcaattaataatatttctttggaAGCAATACGACTTAACATTGCAGAATTTAAAACATCACACATATGACAAGTGGGCAGCAAACAAACGGTGTCTGatgacaaattattaataaagtcacataattcatttaatctaGACTCGAAAGAATCTCccttaaaagatatttttctactttctaGCATTTCACAATCAGACTTTGTTAATAAACCAATACGAATTCTTGACAATAAATCGCGATAAGACGTATCTTCTTGCTGgcgcatattaattttcaattcatcgtaatcaaataatgttttcCACAAATTCACATTCCCTAGGCAAccgatatatttatcaaatttttcttttgataaatCTACAAAAACAGAATCTTCATGTACAGGAGGTAATTGAAGCAAATCTCCAAAGAGAAGAATATGCTTCTTGCCAAACCAACCATCAGGGCAATCAATGGAaccaaatatttcaaacaatcgAAGATTTATGTACATTAGAGTCAAATTAGATATCATTGATACttcatcaattataaaaagaataacatcaCCAAGCTCTTCTCGTAAAAGTTTCAACACATGATCAGACAATTGTCTATATACAGGAGTACTACCATGTTCAACAGGTAATTGAAGAAATCTATGAATTGTCAAACCATCAATATTAAACGCTGCTATACCGGTAGGTGCTGCTACAGCAGTATCtttctttagatttttttttatccaacatctaatagttttaattaaataactttttccagTACCACCTTCTCCACTAACGTATAATCGCAATCTTGAATCATCTGATTCTACAGTGGTAATAACTCTGTCGAATACTCTTTTTTGATCcatatttaatttctcgatCATTTCTAATACATCGATTTTTTGATTCTTATCACAGAGATCCTTAAAATCTTGCATCACTTCACCggcttctattatattttgaacacCTATTGGATTGTCAGGATCATCCTGTGACTCATGTTGTTTTTCTACTTCATCTAAATATTGCTGAACTAACTCATTAGCAGTGTCAAAtgctttttgcaattcttctaGTTTTTCATGATATTGTAATGCTTCCATTAGATGTAGTTTTACCGTGTGAAATGATGCAGCGTATGTATTACATCCATTTCTAAGCCCTTTATATTCTCTCCATGGTTGAAACAGaagtaataatgaaaagaaatacttttccGGTTGTGTATTAGGATTAAAtctataatgattaataagatATCCACGTTGTCGTCGTCTAAGATACTTATCATTATATTCATAGAATTCAACCAATTCATTTCGTGGTTCGGTTTTTGTGATATCAAACCATTTTGCAAACTCATAAAGAGACATATGTTCCAATTCTTTTGGTCTCTGTGGATAGTGATTATCTATCCaagattcataaaatatatctgtcgAAGAAGGATCCATATGCTTCAGTGCTTCAAGCTctttacaagtttttaattttctacatcTTATTTGTTTAACATCTAACCATCTAATAGTTGTATTTGGATCAGTTCCCCATAAAGAAATACTCAGTAATGTATCAGCAGCTTCAAGAGCTCCACATTCTCTATTACTCGTGAATCGCAAGGCAACACTCCAAAGATAGCTCGGCAATgatttattcgtattatttttagtattaataatagcaTCAGACAGCTCACATTTCCCcgctttattcatatatttagtaatgtaCCAGGTGAGCAGTGTCGACTTTTCaccaataaattgtatatccaTATTTCCTTCCCATGCAGTAAGAAGAACaggattataatcatttatatttttttcatcctCAGTTCGCGGAAGATCATA
This DNA window, taken from Linepithema humile isolate Giens D197 chromosome 7, Lhum_UNIL_v1.0, whole genome shotgun sequence, encodes the following:
- the LOC137000957 gene encoding uncharacterized protein, coding for MQETLNKLCSNTDAININHELYILVRGIPTKSKIIWEEMVNIKKVFDALIWLKNNNPFYSEITLPDTHEDLCLAKLNNNLKFFEIQEDEIVQEDENAARDISDEEHMSLSNNLETKIQGTKNLKDAALNQHEAMLTQVTDENDGYYEQYTIYPLYEKRENKSATALYQMLKVQDLPLDNREKSLDLLCFPDLYPLGINGQHEERNVKLHDHEFIKCRLMSKHPQFRLNQQYLFFLLNNANMRQLSRGIFHKMHVTNPQDSFTVTEYLRAMANGQLESDLSTIFATLRNTQQFWTKPRNHLDCMTRHYGPATWFLTLSPAEWLWEELGEYIREVNGWCDSSVCTSVLVARDPVSTSRFLDSTFRAMLDFICSKDHPIGEVTHYFWRREYQGRGIQHFHLLIWIKNAPILGESSIEEVSKFILQYISCKMPDKNISPLLYRRVNTHQRHKHNNYCLRSKKVGRKVIRICRFGFPRPVTETLNIRDVASAIAGRKQLKHRSRLYDLPRTEDEKNINDYNPVLLTAWEGNMDIQFIGEKSTLLTWYITKYMNKAGKCELSDAIINTKNNTNKSLPSYLWSVALRFTSNRECGALEAADTLLSISLWGTDPNTTIRWLDVKQIRCRKLKTCKELEALKHMDPSSTDIFYESWIDNHYPQRPKELEHMSLYEFAKWFDITKTEPRNELVEFYEYNDKYLRRRQRGYLINHYRFNPNTQPEKYFFSLLLLFQPWREYKGLRNGCNTYAASFHTVKLHLMEALQYHEKLEELQKAFDTANELVQQYLDEVEKQHESQDDPDNPIGVQNIIEAGEVMQDFKDLCDKNQKIDVLEMIEKLNMDQKRVFDRVITTVESDDSRLRLYVSGEGGTGKSYLIKTIRCWIKKNLKKDTAVAAPTGIAAFNIDGLTIHRFLQLPVEHGSTPVYRQLSDHVLKLLREELGDVILFIIDEVSMISNLTLMYINLRLFEIFGSIDCPDGWFGKKHILLFGDLLQLPPVHEDSVFVDLSKEKFDKYIGCLGNVNLWKTLFDYDELKINMRQQEDTSYRDLLSRIRIGLLTKSDCEMLESRKISFKGDSFESRLNELCDFINNLSSDTVCLLPTCHMCDVLNSAMLSRIASKEILLIADDIIDCVPYLKNKVLKVLAHNDDDNSKTAGLSKQIVIKIGAKVMIRRNIDASLGLVNGTIAKVISVVQDTSTGCVEKIKILLLSGKEYSIERVSVKFAVMEKAYVIRRQFPLCLSYGITVHKSQGLSLQNAIMDIGNSVFSHGQIYVALSRLTSLDGLHLINFDPSSIAASEEAIIEYNRLKQIHKPETEIISVLNEKYHRIKDVPWVQPKVISSVQESHKIVRKNTAQIMHGFQNTDEVSCYANAVLQCLFNLNAIRKQIFDYDKSNVLGTLMHQYENKLPNLNTYVIRQCLGDFFSKSVKRDACEFLTALCTKYDYIKSLIEHQVTSVKRCKSCNNTTTIVKNNILLSIPVNKWKKKSLDLNELFNATFSHYQLQNESCKNCTGNDILCKSEFTLIGDIMVIHLISVQDGIQSKTDKFTLRAVPTTKINIVGQFYKVMSAIFHHGSCIEKGHYTSICREAISNTWIEADDAQIRNRQWPRGAKDICIIFLQKIDK